CTGTCGTCCCGCCGCACCGCCAACGTGGTGCGTCCGCGCCAGGTTGCGATGTATCTGGCCAAGACGCTGACCCTGCGTTCGCTGCCCGAGATCGGCCGGCGCTTCGGCGGCCGCGACCACACCACGGTGCTGCACGCGGTGCGCAAGATTGAGGCACTGGTCGCCAAGGACACGACGCTGTCGGAGGAAGTCGAATCGCTGAAGCGCCAGCTGCAGGAATAGGACTGCAGGAAAATAAGGCCGCCGCGACAGGCTGGCTCGTTCCATGGCCCTCCCCTTGCCAAAGGGGAGGGCTAAACTTTTTTCCGGCCCAAAACGTGGGGAACGGGGCCCGTTTCGCGCCCGTATCCCTTGCACCAGCGGCCCATCCGCGCCACCTTGCGGTCCCCCCGTGGGTTTGATCAAATCCGGTATTGATCCGGCTTTTCGGGTTTCCAATGCCGTGGTGCTGCCCTGAACGGCCGCCCGGCTTTTCCATCTGAGGGATCTGGCGGGTATTGCAATGAAGGTCACCGTCGAGCGCGCGCAACTCCTGAAATCGCTGGGTCACGTTCACCGCGTGGTCGAGCGCCGCAACACCATCCCGATCCTCGGCAACGTGTTGATCCGCGCCGAGGGCGCCAAATTGTCGCTGAAGGCGACCGACCTCGATCTCGAGGTGACGGAGACCTTGGCGGCCGAGACCGGAACCGCCGGCTCGACCACGGTGCCGGCGCACATGTTCTACGACATCGTCCGCAAGCTACCCGACGGCTCGCAGATCGTACTCGAGGCCGACGGCGACCGCTCGGTGCTCGCGGTGCGCGCCGGCCGCTCGCGGTTCACGCTGCAGACCCTGCCCGAGAGCGACTTCCCGGGCCTTGCCGCCGGCGACATGACGCATTCGTTCTCGCTGCCGGCGTCCGACATCAAGCGCCTGATCGACCGCACCCAGTTTGCGATCTCGACCGAAGAGACCCGCTACTACCTCAACGGCATCTATCTGCACGCCGCCGGCACCGCCAAGGCGGCGACCCTGCGCGGCGTTGCGACCGACGGCCACCGCCTGGCGCAGATCGACCTCGCGCTGCCCAAGGGCGCGACCGGCATGCCCGGCGTGATCGTCCCGCGCAAGACCGTCGGCGAGGTGCAGCGGCTGATCGAGGGCGACGACGCCGAGATCTCGATCGAGCTGTCGGACGGCAAGATCCGCTTCACGCTCGGCAATGTGGTGCTGACCTCGAAGCTGATCGACGGCACCTTCCCGGACTATGGCCGCGTCATTCCGCAGAACAACGACAAGGAACTGGTCGTCGACAAGAAGGATTTTGAGGCCGCCGTCGACCGCGTCTCGACCATCTCCAGCGAACGCGGCCGCGCGGTGAAGCTCGCTTTGTCCGCGGGCAAGCTGGTGCTCTCGGTCACCAACCCGGATTCCGGCAGCGCCACCGAAGAGATCGAGGTCGAGTACGCCTCCGACGCGCTCGATATCGGCTTCAACTCGCGCTATCTGCTCGACATCGCCGCCCAGATCGAGGGCGAGGTCGCGGTGCTCAAGCTCGCCGATCCCGGCTCGCCGACCCTGGTGCAGGACCGCGACAGCAAGGGCGCGCTCTACGTGCTGATGCCGATGCGGGTGTGACGCTACTTCTGTCGTCATGCACAACTGCACCCTCTCCCCTTGTGGGAGAGGGTGGCGCCAAAGGCGCCGGGTGAGGGGTTGGTGCCGCAAACACCTAGCCATCGATCGACCGATGAACGCCTCCGCACCTTCGCAAAGCGGATGCGCCACGCACCGACTGACGCGGAAGCGAAGATGTGGCGCCTGCTCCGCGATCGGCGCCTCTCGCACCTGAAGTTTCGAAGACAGGTCCCTTTTCGAAACTACATTCTCGACTTCGCGTGCTTCGAGAAGCGCCTTGTGATCGAGATCGACGGAGGTCAGCACGCTTCGTCACAAGGAGATGCAGCCAGGACCGACGCCCTTGCGGCGGAAGGCTTCCAGGTCTTGCGCTACTGGAACAATGACGTATTGCGGACGCCAGAGGCGGTGCTGGAAGACATTATCGCCAAGCTTGCCGAGCTGTGAGATACCCCTCACCCGTCGCCTCACTTCGTGAGGCGCCACCCTCTCCCACAGGGGGAGAGGGGAAGGAAGACAGATGACCCCGTCCCGCATTCATCGCCTGTCGCTGACGCATTTCCGCAATTACCGGGCGGCGACGCTGCAGGTCGCGGGCGACATGGTGGTGCTGGTCGGGCCGAACGGCGCGGGCAAGACCAATTGCATGGAGGCGGTCTCGTTCCTGTCGCCGGGCCGCGGCCTGCGCCGCGCGACCCTCGAGGACATCGCCGACAATCAGGGCGACGGCTCCTGGGCCGTCTCCGCCGAGGTCGAGGGCGCGCTGGGCCTCGCCACGCTCGGCACCGGCATTGATCCCCCGACCGGCGAGTCGAGCAACAGCCGGCGCTGCCGCATCGATCGCGAACCGGTGGGTTCCGCGACCGCGTTCGGTGACCACCTGCGCATCGTGTGGCTGACGCCGGCGATGGACGGCCTGTTCATGGGCGCAGCGTCCGAGCGCCGCCGCTTCTTCGACCGACTGGTGCTGGCGATCGATTCCGAGCATTCCAGCCGGGTCTCGGCGCTGGAGCGCTCGCTGCGCTCGCGCAACCGGCTGCTCGAGGTGCGCAACTACGACGACCATTGGTGTGATGCGATCGAGCGCGAGACCGCGGAGCTTGCGGTCGCGGTCGCCGCATCGCGCGGCCAGACCGCCGCCAAGCTCGCCGTGATGCTGCGCGAGCGCGGCGCCGCCTCGGCCTTCCCCTCCGCCGAGATCATGCTCGACGGCTGGATGGAGAATGCGCTGCTGCATGAGCCAGCAACGGCGGTGGAGGATCGCTACCGCGAGATCCTGCGCGCCAGCCGTCCCCGCGACGCCGCCGCCGGGCGCACGCTCGACGGCCCGCATCTGACCGATCTGCAGGTGGTCTACGCGCCGAAGAACATGCCGGCGCGCGACGCCTCGACCGGCGAGCAAAAGGCGCTCCTGATCGGGCTGGTGCTGGCGCATGCCACGATGGTCGCGGAGATGACCGGCATCGTGCCGCTGCTGCTGCTCGACGAGGTCGTCGCCCATCTCGATCCCAACCGCCGCAAGGCGCTGTTCGACGAACTCGCCAAGCTCGGCGCCCAGGTCTGGATGACCGGCGCCGA
This Bradyrhizobium sp. CCBAU 53421 DNA region includes the following protein-coding sequences:
- a CDS encoding endonuclease domain-containing protein, whose amino-acid sequence is MPQTPSHRSTDERLRTFAKRMRHAPTDAEAKMWRLLRDRRLSHLKFRRQVPFRNYILDFACFEKRLVIEIDGGQHASSQGDAARTDALAAEGFQVLRYWNNDVLRTPEAVLEDIIAKLAEL
- the recF gene encoding DNA replication/repair protein RecF — translated: MTPSRIHRLSLTHFRNYRAATLQVAGDMVVLVGPNGAGKTNCMEAVSFLSPGRGLRRATLEDIADNQGDGSWAVSAEVEGALGLATLGTGIDPPTGESSNSRRCRIDREPVGSATAFGDHLRIVWLTPAMDGLFMGAASERRRFFDRLVLAIDSEHSSRVSALERSLRSRNRLLEVRNYDDHWCDAIERETAELAVAVAASRGQTAAKLAVMLRERGAASAFPSAEIMLDGWMENALLHEPATAVEDRYREILRASRPRDAAAGRTLDGPHLTDLQVVYAPKNMPARDASTGEQKALLIGLVLAHATMVAEMTGIVPLLLLDEVVAHLDPNRRKALFDELAKLGAQVWMTGADPAAFVDIGPRGEIFDVESGRATRRG
- the dnaN gene encoding DNA polymerase III subunit beta, yielding MKVTVERAQLLKSLGHVHRVVERRNTIPILGNVLIRAEGAKLSLKATDLDLEVTETLAAETGTAGSTTVPAHMFYDIVRKLPDGSQIVLEADGDRSVLAVRAGRSRFTLQTLPESDFPGLAAGDMTHSFSLPASDIKRLIDRTQFAISTEETRYYLNGIYLHAAGTAKAATLRGVATDGHRLAQIDLALPKGATGMPGVIVPRKTVGEVQRLIEGDDAEISIELSDGKIRFTLGNVVLTSKLIDGTFPDYGRVIPQNNDKELVVDKKDFEAAVDRVSTISSERGRAVKLALSAGKLVLSVTNPDSGSATEEIEVEYASDALDIGFNSRYLLDIAAQIEGEVAVLKLADPGSPTLVQDRDSKGALYVLMPMRV